A single region of the Gossypium arboreum isolate Shixiya-1 chromosome 12, ASM2569848v2, whole genome shotgun sequence genome encodes:
- the LOC108479766 gene encoding AT-rich interactive domain-containing protein 1 isoform X1, giving the protein MAGWSMRADGSSLDCAKTLEKLEPALVDLDPFSEGLFLKSEPDKIRFWFNKFLGLFLKEVCAQGCYRPLPPLLADGQPVDLFKLFLVVSENGGYNAVSKSGLWDLVAKESGFDLNVASSLKLVYVKYLVSLERWLEQFFQSEDSKIESNCSGHLMELGAELKGFLLESKKKVMEYSQVEESIVAGSDRGDKCVKGEESMRIDLTKRVLRYEEVENLQNDDDLKSTLVENLQNDDDLKSTVVDSECEKRFILIDVDDMPSDMAKSGTNSMCNEDEDCVECKQYTDIVDDDDVMILDSNSIKENFSSHKRKRDSTWEMLNWVNEVAKDPCALVVGSLPESSKWTAYGSEELWKQVLLFREAAFGRKDDSSSAGQSNLQKNQKMHPFMYDDDNGKFGYNLRERLSCTRKVFFGKKTSKGQDRSQPSSSGNHSDLDGSTIGISKHLHGTCDTATPGSVFDYDVDIQVPIGPLFQVEVPEWTGVVSESDSKWLGTRVWPLEKKENRTFIELDRIGKGRPDSCGCHIQNSIQCVRFHVSQKRMKIKLELGSAFNKWNFDQMGEYVAIAWGEEEKSMFSSIIKSNLPSLDKSFWDEIYKYFRNKSREELVCYYYNAFLLQRRANQNRTTPSNINSDDEEPEEESESVSKGSKREAIKPYTSILISPKKSHKRTRYSS; this is encoded by the exons ATGGCAGGGTGGTCTATGAGAGCTGATGGGTCTTCACTAGATTGCGCTAAAACCCTAGAAAAACTCGAGCCAGCTTTGGTCGATCTCGATCCCTTTTCTGAAGGATTGTTTTTGAAATCTGAACCTGATAAGATTAGGTTCTGGTTTAACAAGTTTCTTGGGTTGTTTTTAAAAGAGGTTTGTGCCCAAGGTTGCTATCGGCCTCTTCCTCCATTGCTTGCAGATGGGCAACCTGTGGATTTGTTTAAGCTTTTCTTGGTTGTAAGTGAGAATGGTGGGTACAATGCTGTTTCAAAAAGTGGGTTATGGGATTTGGTTGCTAAAGAATCTGGGTTTGATTTAAATGTGGCTTCATCTCTTAAGTTAGTTTATGTTAAGTACTTAGTTTCATTAGAGAGATGGTTGGAACAATTTTTTCAAAGTGAAGACTCGAAGATTGAATCGAATTGTAGTGGTCATTTGATGGAGTTGGGAGCTGAGCTTAAAGGGTTTTTGTTGGAATCGAAGAAGAAAGTTATGGAATATTCACAAGTTGAGGAGAGTATAGTGGCAGGGTCAGATAGAGGAGATAAGTGCGTAAAAGGGGAGGAATCTATGCGTATCGATTTGACAAAGAGGGTTTTACGTTATGAGGAAGTTGAAAATTTGCAGAATGATGATGATCTAAAGAGTACGTTGGTTGAAAATTTGCAGAATGATGATGATCTAAAGAGTACGGTGGTTGATTCGGAGTGTGAAAAGAGGTTCATTTTAATCGATGTAGATGATATGCCTTCCGATATGGCGAAAAGTGGCACCAACTCAATGTGTAACGAGGATGAGGATTGTGTTGAATGTAAGCAATACACGGATattgttgatgatgatgatgttatgATATTAGATTCAAACAGCATTAAGGAAAACTTTTCATCTCATAAGCGAAAACGGGATTCTACATGGGAAATGCTTAATTGGGTTAACGAGGTTGCAAAGGATCCTTGTGCTTTGGTGGTTGGTTCATTACCAGAGAGTTCAAAATGGACGGCTTATGGGAGTGAAGAACTTTGGAAGCAGGTTTTATTGTTTCGGGAAGCTGCCTTTGGAAGAAAGGATGATAGTTCAAGTGCTGGCCAGTCCAATTTGCAG AAAAATCAGAAGATGCATCCCTTCATGTATGATGACGATAATGGGAAATTCGGGTATAACCTTAGAGAGAGGCTGAGTTGCACAAGGAAGGTCTTTTTTGGGAAAAAGACTTCAAAAGGACAGGATCGATCACAACCCTCCTCCTCAGGGAATCATAGTGATTTGGACGGTTCTACGATAGGGATCAGCAAGCATTTGCATGGAACTTGTGACACTGCAACCCCAGGGTCAGTGTTTGATTACGATGTCGACATTCAAGTTCCTATTGGCCCATTGTTTCAAGTTGAGGTACCAGAGTGGACAGGGGTAGTTTCAGAAAGTGATTCAAAATGGTTAGGGACTCGTGTTTGGCCAttggaaaagaaagaaaacaggACTTTTATTGAACTTGATCGTATCGGGAAAGGAAGACCGGATTCATGTGGTTGCCATATTCAAAATTCTATACAATGTGTAAGGTTTCACGTTAGCCAGAAAAGAATGAAAATCAAGCTTGAGCTAGGTTCAGCTTTCAACAAATGGAATTTTGATCAGATGGGTGAATATGTTGCTATTGCTTGGGGTGAAGAAGAAAAGAGCATGTTTTCGTCTATCATAAAGTCAAATTTGCCGTCGTTAGACAAATCTTTCTGGGACGAGATCTACAAGTATTTCCGTAACAAAAGTAGGGAAGAACTTGTTTGTTACTATTACAATGCCT
- the LOC108479766 gene encoding AT-rich interactive domain-containing protein 1 isoform X2 yields MRADGSSLDCAKTLEKLEPALVDLDPFSEGLFLKSEPDKIRFWFNKFLGLFLKEVCAQGCYRPLPPLLADGQPVDLFKLFLVVSENGGYNAVSKSGLWDLVAKESGFDLNVASSLKLVYVKYLVSLERWLEQFFQSEDSKIESNCSGHLMELGAELKGFLLESKKKVMEYSQVEESIVAGSDRGDKCVKGEESMRIDLTKRVLRYEEVENLQNDDDLKSTLVENLQNDDDLKSTVVDSECEKRFILIDVDDMPSDMAKSGTNSMCNEDEDCVECKQYTDIVDDDDVMILDSNSIKENFSSHKRKRDSTWEMLNWVNEVAKDPCALVVGSLPESSKWTAYGSEELWKQVLLFREAAFGRKDDSSSAGQSNLQKNQKMHPFMYDDDNGKFGYNLRERLSCTRKVFFGKKTSKGQDRSQPSSSGNHSDLDGSTIGISKHLHGTCDTATPGSVFDYDVDIQVPIGPLFQVEVPEWTGVVSESDSKWLGTRVWPLEKKENRTFIELDRIGKGRPDSCGCHIQNSIQCVRFHVSQKRMKIKLELGSAFNKWNFDQMGEYVAIAWGEEEKSMFSSIIKSNLPSLDKSFWDEIYKYFRNKSREELVCYYYNAFLLQRRANQNRTTPSNINSDDEEPEEESESVSKGSKREAIKPYTSILISPKKSHKRTRYSS; encoded by the exons ATGAGAGCTGATGGGTCTTCACTAGATTGCGCTAAAACCCTAGAAAAACTCGAGCCAGCTTTGGTCGATCTCGATCCCTTTTCTGAAGGATTGTTTTTGAAATCTGAACCTGATAAGATTAGGTTCTGGTTTAACAAGTTTCTTGGGTTGTTTTTAAAAGAGGTTTGTGCCCAAGGTTGCTATCGGCCTCTTCCTCCATTGCTTGCAGATGGGCAACCTGTGGATTTGTTTAAGCTTTTCTTGGTTGTAAGTGAGAATGGTGGGTACAATGCTGTTTCAAAAAGTGGGTTATGGGATTTGGTTGCTAAAGAATCTGGGTTTGATTTAAATGTGGCTTCATCTCTTAAGTTAGTTTATGTTAAGTACTTAGTTTCATTAGAGAGATGGTTGGAACAATTTTTTCAAAGTGAAGACTCGAAGATTGAATCGAATTGTAGTGGTCATTTGATGGAGTTGGGAGCTGAGCTTAAAGGGTTTTTGTTGGAATCGAAGAAGAAAGTTATGGAATATTCACAAGTTGAGGAGAGTATAGTGGCAGGGTCAGATAGAGGAGATAAGTGCGTAAAAGGGGAGGAATCTATGCGTATCGATTTGACAAAGAGGGTTTTACGTTATGAGGAAGTTGAAAATTTGCAGAATGATGATGATCTAAAGAGTACGTTGGTTGAAAATTTGCAGAATGATGATGATCTAAAGAGTACGGTGGTTGATTCGGAGTGTGAAAAGAGGTTCATTTTAATCGATGTAGATGATATGCCTTCCGATATGGCGAAAAGTGGCACCAACTCAATGTGTAACGAGGATGAGGATTGTGTTGAATGTAAGCAATACACGGATattgttgatgatgatgatgttatgATATTAGATTCAAACAGCATTAAGGAAAACTTTTCATCTCATAAGCGAAAACGGGATTCTACATGGGAAATGCTTAATTGGGTTAACGAGGTTGCAAAGGATCCTTGTGCTTTGGTGGTTGGTTCATTACCAGAGAGTTCAAAATGGACGGCTTATGGGAGTGAAGAACTTTGGAAGCAGGTTTTATTGTTTCGGGAAGCTGCCTTTGGAAGAAAGGATGATAGTTCAAGTGCTGGCCAGTCCAATTTGCAG AAAAATCAGAAGATGCATCCCTTCATGTATGATGACGATAATGGGAAATTCGGGTATAACCTTAGAGAGAGGCTGAGTTGCACAAGGAAGGTCTTTTTTGGGAAAAAGACTTCAAAAGGACAGGATCGATCACAACCCTCCTCCTCAGGGAATCATAGTGATTTGGACGGTTCTACGATAGGGATCAGCAAGCATTTGCATGGAACTTGTGACACTGCAACCCCAGGGTCAGTGTTTGATTACGATGTCGACATTCAAGTTCCTATTGGCCCATTGTTTCAAGTTGAGGTACCAGAGTGGACAGGGGTAGTTTCAGAAAGTGATTCAAAATGGTTAGGGACTCGTGTTTGGCCAttggaaaagaaagaaaacaggACTTTTATTGAACTTGATCGTATCGGGAAAGGAAGACCGGATTCATGTGGTTGCCATATTCAAAATTCTATACAATGTGTAAGGTTTCACGTTAGCCAGAAAAGAATGAAAATCAAGCTTGAGCTAGGTTCAGCTTTCAACAAATGGAATTTTGATCAGATGGGTGAATATGTTGCTATTGCTTGGGGTGAAGAAGAAAAGAGCATGTTTTCGTCTATCATAAAGTCAAATTTGCCGTCGTTAGACAAATCTTTCTGGGACGAGATCTACAAGTATTTCCGTAACAAAAGTAGGGAAGAACTTGTTTGTTACTATTACAATGCCT